A genomic window from Exiguobacterium acetylicum DSM 20416 includes:
- a CDS encoding FUSC family protein: protein MGGQSLQIGPRTIKTGLAVILALLISNLFNLSPILPAISAATTLLPSVYQTWKQFLEEAEANLIGAFLTLLALWILGDNPANPLAIGIVIMAAISILLAFGFGRTIPHVVLMIIVILESVATATEPLWQVVLIRYLLVMLGIGCALGINALIFPPRYGNVYYQKATKLFEKLLVVTRAIAFEGKVAPYRAAIDKMSNSLLETQNLFNLHKEEIRGTRQKHASLLRNLLILKHMQSCLERGVATAERFREREKALDSIADDLRSELFYHLMHIAQRQEKVLLTYDLLLTEEPLAMEDLVKENIAFVKHSFLDRDELEEEVIMEILPIVVSMNEWIQELEAFEKRLNGALRRHITSLTIEQKSVRDKTFNRFKRKKAIDESKK from the coding sequence ATGGGTGGACAATCCTTACAAATCGGACCACGGACCATCAAGACAGGTCTTGCGGTCATCCTGGCGCTGTTGATCAGTAATCTGTTCAACCTCAGCCCGATCCTACCTGCGATCTCGGCAGCGACGACACTCCTGCCTTCGGTCTATCAGACATGGAAACAATTTCTCGAGGAAGCAGAGGCCAACTTGATTGGTGCCTTTTTGACGTTACTCGCCCTTTGGATATTAGGGGATAATCCGGCGAATCCGCTTGCAATCGGAATCGTCATCATGGCAGCAATCTCGATTTTGCTAGCCTTTGGTTTCGGGCGGACGATTCCACACGTCGTCTTGATGATCATTGTCATTCTCGAAAGTGTGGCGACAGCGACCGAACCACTTTGGCAAGTCGTCTTGATCCGTTACTTGCTCGTCATGCTCGGGATTGGCTGTGCGCTCGGCATCAATGCGTTGATCTTCCCGCCGCGTTACGGCAATGTCTATTACCAGAAAGCGACGAAACTCTTCGAGAAACTGCTCGTCGTCACGCGAGCGATTGCCTTCGAAGGAAAGGTCGCCCCATATCGGGCGGCGATTGATAAAATGTCAAATTCGCTCCTTGAGACACAAAATCTGTTCAACCTACACAAGGAAGAGATTCGAGGAACGCGTCAAAAGCACGCCTCGCTCTTACGGAACCTCTTGATTCTCAAACATATGCAATCGTGCCTCGAACGTGGTGTCGCGACGGCAGAGCGCTTCAGAGAGCGAGAGAAGGCCCTTGACTCGATTGCGGACGATCTTCGGAGTGAATTGTTTTATCACTTGATGCATATCGCACAGCGACAAGAGAAGGTCTTGCTGACATATGATCTCTTGTTGACGGAAGAACCACTCGCGATGGAGGATCTCGTCAAAGAGAACATCGCCTTCGTCAAGCACTCTTTCCTTGACCGCGATGAACTCGAGGAAGAAGTCATCATGGAAATCTTACCGATCGTCGTCTCGATGAATGAGTGGATCCAAGAGCTTGAAGCATTCGAAAAACGGCTCAACGGTGCGCTTCGTCGTCATATCACATCACTGACGATCGAACAAAAATCAGTCCGTGATAAAACATTTAATCGATTTAAACGTAAAAAAGCCATTGACGAAAGTAAAAAGTAA
- a CDS encoding aromatic amino acid hydroxylase, producing the protein MSTPIIPSHLRPHVAPQHYEDYTPTDHAVWRYVMRLNLNTLQDTAHPAYLEGLAASGISPERIPDVREMTANLSRGGWGTVAVDGLIPGVAFFDFQGHGLLPIATDIRKVDNILYTPAPDILHEAAGHAPILMNPVYAEFVRRFGEIGAHAFNHKAEHDVFKALKKLTIVKESPFSTPADIEQAEIELAETRTHVKGISEANEISRLFWWTVEFGLIGDIDNPQIYGAGLLSSVGESRHCLTDAVVKHPFSLEKALATKHDVTSMQKELFVCESFEQLRDALEEFAQSMSYIRGGIHGLTKAVESGNLSTLVFDSGLSLVGVPETQEIHDSLHLVKLTGPTALAANGEVLTGQGLADHPEGFTFLHGKELNEVLMQVKIGERLDWAEGNVRVTGNITAIQNVNGNRALIVLEAATLANDGKTMTMDRMELIVGDITSAFPGTEVEALKPIPETVEFERIERPLTAADPIFEVVREIREGRAGRERLPQLIDQTLVQLPDAWLLRLELLELADEVDQPRLISDLERLKATSEQRDELITRGMALLDVVHQ; encoded by the coding sequence ATGTCTACACCAATCATTCCAAGTCACTTACGTCCACACGTCGCACCACAGCACTACGAAGACTACACACCAACGGATCATGCCGTTTGGAGATACGTCATGCGACTGAATCTAAATACGTTACAAGATACAGCACACCCGGCATACCTCGAAGGGCTTGCTGCATCGGGCATCAGCCCGGAACGGATTCCGGATGTACGTGAAATGACAGCGAACCTAAGCCGTGGAGGCTGGGGAACAGTCGCTGTTGATGGTCTCATTCCTGGCGTCGCCTTCTTCGATTTCCAAGGGCACGGACTCTTGCCGATCGCGACCGACATCCGGAAGGTCGATAACATTCTTTACACACCAGCGCCAGATATCTTGCATGAAGCAGCGGGGCACGCACCAATCTTGATGAATCCGGTCTACGCGGAATTCGTTCGTCGCTTCGGTGAGATTGGGGCACATGCCTTTAACCATAAAGCAGAGCATGACGTGTTCAAGGCACTGAAGAAATTGACAATCGTCAAAGAGAGCCCATTCTCGACGCCAGCCGATATCGAACAAGCTGAAATTGAGCTCGCGGAGACACGGACACACGTCAAAGGGATTTCGGAAGCGAACGAAATCTCACGTCTGTTCTGGTGGACGGTTGAATTCGGTCTGATTGGTGATATCGACAATCCACAAATCTACGGGGCAGGTCTTCTATCATCAGTCGGTGAAAGCCGTCACTGCTTAACGGACGCGGTCGTTAAACATCCATTCTCGCTTGAGAAAGCACTTGCGACGAAACATGACGTGACGAGCATGCAAAAAGAACTCTTCGTTTGTGAATCGTTCGAACAGCTCCGCGATGCACTTGAAGAATTCGCACAGTCGATGTCTTACATCCGCGGTGGTATTCACGGACTGACGAAAGCGGTCGAATCGGGTAACCTATCGACGCTCGTCTTCGACAGTGGTCTCTCGCTCGTCGGTGTTCCTGAAACGCAAGAGATCCACGATTCGCTGCATCTCGTCAAACTAACAGGTCCGACAGCGCTTGCTGCGAACGGTGAAGTGTTGACAGGTCAAGGACTTGCAGATCATCCGGAAGGCTTTACATTCCTTCACGGCAAGGAATTGAACGAAGTATTGATGCAAGTCAAAATCGGTGAACGTCTCGACTGGGCGGAAGGAAATGTTCGCGTCACAGGGAACATCACAGCGATTCAAAACGTCAATGGAAACCGGGCGCTCATCGTCTTAGAGGCAGCGACGCTTGCAAACGACGGAAAAACGATGACGATGGACCGGATGGAATTAATCGTCGGTGACATCACGTCAGCATTCCCGGGAACGGAAGTTGAAGCACTGAAGCCGATTCCAGAAACGGTCGAGTTCGAACGAATCGAACGTCCGTTGACAGCGGCCGATCCGATCTTCGAAGTCGTCCGCGAGATTCGCGAAGGACGTGCCGGACGAGAACGGTTACCGCAACTGATCGATCAGACACTCGTCCAGTTACCGGACGCATGGTTACTCCGTCTTGAATTACTTGAGTTAGCGGATGAAGTCGATCAACCACGTCTGATTTCAGATCTCGAGCGCTTAAAAGCAACGTCTGAGCAGCGAGATGAATTGATTACGCGTGGAATGGCTTTACTCGACGTCGTTCATCAATGA
- a CDS encoding MGMT family protein, with protein sequence MTPFTQDVLTIIRSIPAGRVMTYGQVARLAGHPRSARQVARILHSMSKTERLPWHRVLAAGGKLSLEGDEQRLALEAEGVEFLTARQLDLSHYQVKSE encoded by the coding sequence ATGACACCATTCACGCAAGATGTCCTGACTATCATTCGTTCGATCCCTGCTGGTCGAGTCATGACTTACGGGCAAGTCGCTCGACTCGCCGGTCATCCGCGTAGCGCACGACAAGTAGCGCGGATTCTTCACAGCATGAGTAAGACGGAACGTCTACCGTGGCACCGCGTGCTTGCTGCTGGTGGAAAACTATCGCTTGAAGGCGATGAACAGCGACTTGCGCTTGAAGCAGAAGGTGTCGAGTTCCTCACCGCCCGTCAACTCGATTTATCGCATTATCAAGTCAAAAGCGAATAG
- a CDS encoding helix-turn-helix domain-containing protein, producing MLGERIKQIRKQKKMTQTDVATGIITKSMLSMVENGKATPSVPALQAIARRLQVTVEELMLDPRDVQMRELIETIRSRHTPYFSDEKIQELLKPYLVPETTSYWQGQVYHKYGDALRTKNPELGLTYYDQAEQIFRQLGRQDEQLLAQISKVYFLFNLKRTKEAYELIEAMDVPREIPLAPKTYLNFQILRALRASLFDDHYTEAIALLREGVQYMREQDVYYHVISFQRFLGLFLYLEGEIEQSQQEFDRLEQFFAFSETTAVGRIEVDLTKGLIAIFENDTTGMQMAWEKLVTVAIDDAKHYIGQLEVHLLVNGIELPNQTLQQSVDKIWEMQDDWLAASGFDQAMMLRTLVLAMQQGVGQERLNDVLRLKDDLQSDRLKGDLEREIQTLVNIQ from the coding sequence GTGTTAGGGGAACGTATCAAACAGATCCGAAAACAGAAAAAAATGACACAAACGGACGTTGCGACCGGTATCATCACGAAGTCGATGCTCAGTATGGTCGAGAATGGGAAAGCGACACCGTCTGTACCCGCACTACAGGCGATTGCTAGGCGATTACAGGTGACGGTCGAAGAATTGATGCTTGATCCGCGGGATGTTCAGATGCGGGAACTCATCGAAACAATCCGTTCGCGGCATACCCCATATTTTTCAGACGAAAAAATTCAGGAACTGCTAAAACCTTACTTGGTTCCGGAAACGACTTCTTATTGGCAAGGGCAGGTCTACCATAAATACGGCGATGCCCTCCGAACGAAGAATCCGGAGCTTGGTTTGACGTATTACGACCAAGCGGAGCAGATTTTTCGACAGCTCGGTCGTCAAGATGAGCAGTTGCTCGCTCAGATCTCGAAAGTCTATTTTTTATTCAATCTCAAACGGACAAAGGAAGCATACGAGCTGATCGAAGCAATGGATGTACCACGCGAGATTCCACTTGCGCCAAAAACCTATTTAAATTTCCAAATCTTGCGTGCACTTCGAGCAAGTTTGTTCGATGATCACTACACAGAAGCGATCGCCTTATTGCGTGAAGGGGTTCAGTATATGCGGGAGCAAGATGTCTATTATCATGTCATTTCGTTTCAACGTTTTCTCGGACTGTTTTTATATCTAGAAGGGGAAATCGAACAATCACAGCAAGAGTTTGATCGATTGGAGCAGTTTTTTGCATTTAGTGAAACGACTGCCGTTGGACGGATTGAAGTCGATTTGACGAAAGGACTCATCGCGATTTTTGAAAACGATACGACCGGCATGCAGATGGCGTGGGAAAAACTCGTTACTGTGGCGATCGACGACGCGAAACATTACATCGGACAACTCGAAGTCCATCTCCTTGTGAACGGCATCGAATTACCGAATCAGACGCTTCAGCAGAGCGTCGATAAGATATGGGAGATGCAAGATGACTGGCTTGCGGCGAGTGGGTTCGACCAAGCGATGATGTTGCGGACGCTCGTACTGGCGATGCAACAAGGTGTCGGTCAGGAACGGCTGAATGATGTCTTGCGATTGAAGGATGATCTTCAAAGTGACCGCCTCAAAGGCGATCTTGAGCGAGAGATACAAACATTGGTTAATATTCAATGA
- a CDS encoding LLM class flavin-dependent oxidoreductase produces the protein MKLSILDQSPVSKGQSPSDALHETVELAKIADELGYHRLWVSEHHFAKTLAGSSPEVLIAYMAAVTKQIRLGSGGVMLPHYSAYKVAENFRVLEGLAPNRIDLGLGRAPGGMPLATRALQEGSSPRFGGADYGEQLDDLVDYLKDGAPAGHRFAGLVATPEVDTTPEGWLLGSSGGSALNAAQRGFGFAFAHFINGQGGQEVMDYYRHNFMATSFNETPQTLVSIFVTCAETTEEAERLASSLDLSLLLLEKGVSSTGTPTPEEAAAYPYTFQDQFRIAENRKRMIVGNPESVAKQLQELADSYGTDEVMIASMIADKEAKQQSLKLIMDAVKATV, from the coding sequence ATGAAACTTAGTATTTTAGACCAATCCCCGGTCTCTAAAGGACAATCCCCATCTGATGCCTTACACGAAACGGTCGAGCTCGCGAAAATCGCGGACGAACTCGGCTATCATCGCCTGTGGGTATCCGAGCACCACTTCGCTAAAACACTGGCTGGTTCGAGCCCAGAAGTCTTGATCGCCTACATGGCGGCAGTGACGAAACAGATTCGCCTCGGTTCAGGCGGTGTCATGCTGCCGCATTACAGTGCCTATAAAGTCGCAGAGAACTTCCGTGTCCTTGAAGGGCTTGCACCAAACCGGATCGACCTTGGACTCGGTCGGGCACCAGGCGGTATGCCGCTTGCGACACGTGCGTTGCAGGAAGGTTCGTCCCCACGTTTTGGTGGAGCCGATTACGGCGAACAACTCGATGATCTCGTCGATTACTTGAAAGACGGTGCTCCTGCCGGACACCGGTTCGCAGGACTCGTTGCAACACCAGAAGTCGATACGACACCAGAGGGCTGGTTGCTTGGATCAAGTGGGGGCAGTGCCTTGAACGCCGCACAACGCGGGTTCGGATTTGCATTTGCTCACTTCATCAATGGACAAGGTGGTCAGGAAGTGATGGATTACTACCGTCATAATTTCATGGCGACGTCGTTCAATGAGACACCACAAACGCTCGTTTCGATCTTCGTGACGTGTGCTGAAACGACGGAAGAAGCAGAACGTTTGGCGTCAAGCCTGGATTTGTCCCTACTCTTACTGGAAAAAGGGGTCTCGTCGACAGGAACGCCAACTCCGGAAGAGGCAGCGGCGTATCCGTATACGTTCCAAGACCAATTCCGGATCGCTGAAAACCGGAAGCGGATGATCGTCGGTAATCCGGAATCCGTTGCAAAACAATTGCAAGAGCTCGCCGATTCCTACGGCACAGACGAAGTGATGATCGCTTCGATGATCGCAGACAAGGAAGCAAAACAACAATCATTGAAATTAATCATGGACGCCGTCAAAGCGACGGTCTGA
- a CDS encoding MFS transporter, giving the protein MSFNLKRVLFGKFCSLFAASLFTFVAGLTVLRETSSGFQFALVLLAGSVPRILLSPVAGVFADRWNRKRIIVMTESLSALVLFGLLLYSLQAPLHTVHYIIASVLLTSLSTFLSVTLSSSLPQLVQEEELQRGNALFSTIQSTSTITAPLVAGLLIAAVSITQFLVLPFLLFASAAWWNSRLRFLAMDTSPLATTDTPSFVSAFKEGYRYLFRQPVLTTLVLMAIVLNFFFVAFEILLPIILLDRLQFTPFRFGVVESALGAGLLVASLLLALPRFTVKRPLRTIFESLFLIASCYALPTLALLGYVPSALLLPFFMILLFIDGMLVLRMNIPLQLIVQKQTDPAYLGRVIGVLESVAMAMMPIGTLLFGLLSDHVSIIVLLGVGTVGLFGAASFGFLRLRKDILSESIPVADAKNTSSLTS; this is encoded by the coding sequence ATGTCATTTAATTTAAAGCGTGTCTTATTCGGAAAGTTTTGTTCATTGTTCGCGGCTAGTCTCTTTACGTTTGTCGCCGGACTGACCGTCTTACGGGAAACATCGTCTGGTTTTCAGTTCGCGCTCGTATTGCTTGCAGGATCGGTGCCACGGATTTTGCTATCACCGGTTGCTGGTGTCTTCGCTGATCGATGGAACCGCAAACGAATCATCGTCATGACCGAGAGCTTAAGCGCACTCGTCTTGTTCGGACTTTTGCTCTATTCGCTACAAGCCCCTCTACATACCGTTCATTATATCATCGCAAGTGTCCTCTTGACGAGCCTGTCGACGTTCCTGTCCGTCACCTTATCAAGCTCGTTACCGCAACTCGTACAAGAAGAGGAGTTACAACGCGGGAACGCCCTCTTCTCGACGATTCAATCGACCTCAACGATCACCGCTCCACTCGTTGCGGGATTGCTCATCGCCGCTGTCTCCATCACGCAATTTTTGGTTTTACCGTTTCTCTTGTTTGCTTCTGCTGCCTGGTGGAATAGCCGTCTCCGCTTTCTTGCAATGGATACCTCTCCTCTAGCTACTACCGATACTCCGTCTTTCGTCTCGGCGTTTAAAGAAGGATACCGCTATCTGTTCCGTCAACCAGTATTGACGACACTCGTCCTGATGGCGATCGTCCTGAACTTCTTTTTTGTCGCTTTCGAAATCTTGTTACCGATCATTTTGCTCGATCGACTACAATTCACACCATTTCGGTTTGGAGTGGTCGAGTCCGCACTAGGTGCCGGTCTTCTTGTCGCTTCGTTGCTTCTTGCCTTACCTCGCTTTACGGTGAAACGTCCGTTACGAACGATATTCGAGTCGCTCTTTTTAATCGCCTCTTGTTATGCGCTTCCTACACTTGCGCTACTCGGCTATGTTCCATCTGCTCTACTACTACCTTTTTTCATGATCCTATTGTTCATCGACGGCATGCTCGTCTTACGGATGAACATTCCACTACAGCTCATCGTCCAAAAACAGACCGATCCGGCTTATCTCGGACGTGTCATCGGTGTTTTGGAATCGGTCGCGATGGCGATGATGCCGATCGGTACCCTATTGTTTGGTTTACTCAGTGATCATGTGTCTATCATCGTGCTACTTGGAGTCGGTACAGTCGGCTTATTCGGTGCGGCATCATTCGGATTCCTCCGACTTCGTAAAGACATCTTGTCCGAGAGCATTCCTGTAGCAGACGCAAAAAACACGTCCTCCCTCACTTCGTGA
- a CDS encoding pyridoxamine 5'-phosphate oxidase family protein: MSTHTTNQEAVETVKKLIDKIETAMLTTISAEGLVSRPMQTQDIEFDGDLWFLTSKETDKYQELLKNPSVNVAYVDKSYVSIRGTAELVEDIERKKELWSPRYEAYLGTTYEDPKVVLIKVNTEAAEYWETGNTAKSVKQVLKKVVGKDDENEINKTVDLS; the protein is encoded by the coding sequence ATGTCAACGCATACTACGAATCAAGAAGCAGTCGAAACGGTCAAGAAACTGATTGATAAAATCGAAACAGCGATGCTGACGACGATTTCAGCAGAAGGACTCGTATCGCGTCCGATGCAAACACAGGATATCGAATTTGATGGCGACCTCTGGTTCCTCACTTCAAAAGAAACAGACAAATATCAAGAACTACTTAAGAATCCGAGCGTCAATGTCGCATATGTTGACAAATCATATGTCTCGATCCGCGGAACAGCGGAACTCGTTGAAGACATCGAACGGAAGAAAGAACTCTGGAGTCCACGCTATGAAGCCTATCTCGGAACGACATATGAAGATCCGAAAGTCGTCTTGATTAAAGTCAACACGGAAGCAGCCGAGTACTGGGAAACTGGAAATACTGCTAAATCCGTCAAACAAGTATTGAAGAAAGTCGTCGGCAAAGACGATGAGAACGAAATCAATAAAACAGTCGACTTGTCTTAA
- a CDS encoding cation diffusion facilitator family transporter, with amino-acid sequence MGEFFTLLRRGNRSALTAGIVNSVIAIIKAIAYVLTGNVAMFAEMMHTLGDAANQFFVFIGSALSKKAPTKRFPNGFGRLVNLVLLGAILFVGIMAYETIHEGIAHIIEPTESTGFWITLSVLFVGVVLESGVFVKAMQEIAHDAKLDSKGPRLILDSFRSLKQAKPATRLVFLEDLVATAGGVVAMIAVIISHVTPFHQAEGIASILIGLMMFYVVGNVFLQNAAGALGEADETMAARLGGLIMKDPDVKDISKLEVIKEGDHFHVEVEIEVDPTLTIAQADDIKDRLELQIRLQQGIIDVTIGFDEDDKIQQYVVATDET; translated from the coding sequence ATGGGAGAATTTTTTACGTTATTACGCCGGGGAAACCGGTCGGCGCTGACGGCAGGCATCGTTAACTCTGTCATCGCCATCATCAAGGCAATTGCCTACGTCCTGACGGGAAATGTCGCGATGTTCGCGGAGATGATGCATACGCTCGGGGACGCTGCCAACCAATTTTTCGTCTTCATCGGTTCTGCCCTCAGTAAAAAGGCACCAACGAAACGATTCCCGAACGGCTTCGGTCGTCTCGTCAATCTCGTGTTGCTCGGCGCCATCCTCTTCGTCGGCATCATGGCGTACGAAACGATTCATGAAGGGATCGCCCACATCATCGAACCGACGGAATCAACTGGCTTTTGGATCACGTTGTCTGTCTTGTTCGTCGGTGTCGTCTTAGAGAGTGGCGTATTTGTTAAAGCGATGCAAGAGATCGCACACGATGCGAAGTTAGACTCGAAAGGACCACGCTTGATTCTTGACAGCTTCCGCTCACTCAAACAAGCAAAACCAGCCACACGCCTTGTGTTCCTGGAAGATTTGGTCGCAACGGCTGGTGGTGTCGTCGCGATGATCGCCGTCATCATCTCGCATGTAACACCGTTCCATCAGGCAGAAGGAATTGCTTCGATCCTCATCGGACTGATGATGTTTTATGTCGTCGGGAATGTCTTCCTGCAAAACGCAGCTGGTGCACTGGGTGAAGCCGATGAGACGATGGCAGCACGTCTCGGCGGACTAATCATGAAGGACCCTGACGTCAAGGACATTAGTAAACTAGAAGTCATTAAGGAAGGCGATCATTTCCATGTCGAAGTCGAGATTGAAGTCGACCCGACGTTGACGATCGCACAAGCGGACGATATCAAGGACCGTCTCGAACTCCAGATTCGTTTGCAGCAAGGCATCATCGATGTGACGATCGGCTTTGATGAAGACGATAAGATTCAACAGTATGTCGTTGCTACGGACGAAACATGA